In one window of Anser cygnoides isolate HZ-2024a breed goose chromosome 3, Taihu_goose_T2T_genome, whole genome shotgun sequence DNA:
- the CD24 gene encoding signal transducer CD24, which produces MIFFNKKLDVSANVRIYLGVLALPRRASRPPPRSRGQPGGPPQEPRGGRQRRSAGGAGRPCRAVPGREALRAGAEVCGGGGRRRRGVTAAIKRPGAAERRSRVARSHSGGRSGGGDGSSGTAVTGMGTALAARLGLGLLLLALLLPTQIYCNPNGTSPTPSNNPSAASTLSAVINSVNSTTPHGHGNCLHSATSLLFILSVSLLYFCC; this is translated from the exons atgattttttttaataaaaagctcGATGTTTCCGCCAACGTAAGAATTTATCTCGGAGTACTCGCGCTGCCGCGCCGTGCCTCACGCCCTCCGCCACGAAGCCGGGGGCAGCCCGGCGGGCCCCCTCAGGAGCCCCGGGGGGGAAGGCAGCGGCGGtcggcggggggcgcgggcaggccgtgccgagccgtgccgggccgggaGGCGCTGAGGGCGGGGGCGGAGGTGTgtggaggagggggaaggcGGCGGAGGGGCGTCACGGCGGCCATAAAAAGGCCGGGCGCGGCTGAGCGGCGCAGCCGTGTCGCTCGCAGCCACAGCGGTGGGAGAAGCGGTGGTGGGGACGGCAGCAGCGGGACAGCAGTGACGGGCATGGGGACGGCGCTGGCGGCGCGGCTCGGCTTGGGGCTCCTGCTCCTGGCGCTCCTCCTACCCACGCAG ATCTACTGCAATCCCAATGGAACAAGTCCAACACCTTCAAACAACCCTTCAGCAGCTTCCACTTTGTCAGCTGTCATAAATTCAGTGAACAGTACCACCCCTCACGGACATGGAAATTGCCTTCACTCTGCCACAAGCCTCCTTTTCATTCTCTCAgtttctcttctgtatttttgctgttaa